A genomic region of Deltaproteobacteria bacterium contains the following coding sequences:
- a CDS encoding saccharopine dehydrogenase NADP-binding domain-containing protein, giving the protein MRVIVMGGAGDMGSKAVEDLAMSEGVAHVTIADRNIEGARTIAARLADKGASVDVKAVDANNHGELVVAMKGHDVAASALGPFHRFEAKLVRAAVEAGVHYASICDEWDAAQAVFDQYDEPAKKAGVTVVTCLGASPGSTSIGFRLLHDEFDSVKCVDVYCYQPLDAGGGAAVIQHMLYIMTGEIAVWRGGKRVMVKALSEQRTIEFPKYGRIKLWNMGHAEPMTIPRFFPKIEEVNFFMGYGTAAEAIVYPAKWGFFTTPSRVDMGTKVLLAVEKLTHKPEPAWGSLRIDVQGIKDGRPAQRTLCGVGQMREVTGLSLSIGTQMLAKGQLTVTGGGVYAPEACFDPKVAVAAFKAKGIQVFEDVAMTRPF; this is encoded by the coding sequence ATGCGTGTGATCGTGATGGGCGGCGCGGGGGATATGGGCAGCAAGGCGGTTGAGGATCTTGCGATGTCCGAGGGCGTCGCGCACGTCACCATCGCCGACCGGAACATCGAGGGCGCGCGGACGATTGCCGCGCGGCTCGCGGACAAGGGCGCGTCGGTGGACGTGAAGGCCGTGGACGCGAACAACCACGGCGAGCTCGTCGTCGCAATGAAGGGGCACGACGTGGCCGCGTCGGCGCTCGGGCCGTTTCACCGGTTCGAGGCCAAGCTCGTGCGCGCGGCCGTCGAGGCGGGCGTGCATTACGCGAGCATCTGCGACGAATGGGACGCGGCGCAGGCCGTTTTCGATCAATACGACGAACCCGCGAAAAAAGCGGGCGTGACCGTGGTGACGTGCCTGGGCGCGAGCCCCGGCTCGACGAGCATCGGCTTTCGGCTGCTGCACGACGAATTCGATTCGGTGAAGTGCGTGGACGTGTACTGCTACCAGCCGCTCGACGCGGGCGGCGGCGCGGCGGTGATCCAGCACATGCTCTACATCATGACCGGCGAGATCGCCGTGTGGCGCGGCGGCAAGCGCGTCATGGTCAAGGCTCTCTCCGAGCAACGCACCATTGAGTTCCCCAAATACGGGCGCATCAAGCTGTGGAACATGGGCCACGCCGAGCCGATGACCATCCCGCGCTTCTTCCCGAAGATCGAAGAGGTGAATTTCTTCATGGGCTACGGCACGGCGGCCGAGGCCATCGTCTATCCCGCCAAGTGGGGATTCTTCACGACGCCTTCGCGCGTGGACATGGGGACGAAGGTGCTGCTCGCCGTCGAAAAGCTCACGCACAAACCCGAACCCGCGTGGGGCTCGCTGCGCATCGACGTGCAGGGCATCAAGGACGGCCGCCCGGCCCAGCGAACGCTCTGCGGCGTCGGCCAGATGCGCGAGGTGACGGGGCTCTCGCTCTCCATCGGCACGCAGATGCTCGCGAAGGGTCAGCTCACGGTGACCGGCGGCGGCGTCTATGCGCCCGAGGCGTGCTTCGATCCCAAGGTCGCCGTCGCCGCATTCAAGGCCAAGGGGATTCAGGTCTTCGAAGATGTGGCGATGACGCGGCCGTTTTGA